In a genomic window of Nodosilinea sp. E11:
- the cax gene encoding calcium/proton exchanger produces the protein MGSTTINLKTLSPKTVIFAVLTVFIPISLLAHWLEWGAIAIFLTAALAILPLAGLIGEATEAIAVVLGPAWGGLLNATFGNMVELIIALFALRAGLVDVVKASITGSIVSNLLLVMGVSMLLGGLRYKVQTFQPMIARVNSSAMNLAVIAILLPTTIDLVADVVPDETIQTLSNAVAIVLIVVYGLSLVFTMKTHAYLQEESDTETGAMVTVQTPPPVLQAISSGDWSAIAEAPTTTAIAIALAPDPSEPSDNLDLPVPKPPLRVSVWIGILLVTTLIVAVESELLIDNLAVATDRLGLTQLFTGVILLPLVGNAAEHAAAVSVAIKNKMDLAMAIAVGSSMQVALFMGPVLVLAGWLLHQPMNLDFGPLDLVAVGVAVLIANSISMDGRSNWLEGVLLIAAYTVLALAFFFYPAP, from the coding sequence ATGGGCTCAACGACGATCAATTTAAAGACGCTTAGCCCTAAGACTGTAATCTTCGCGGTGCTAACGGTGTTTATCCCGATTTCTCTGCTGGCCCACTGGCTGGAATGGGGCGCGATCGCGATCTTTCTCACTGCGGCTCTAGCGATCTTGCCCCTGGCGGGCTTGATTGGTGAGGCCACCGAGGCGATCGCCGTTGTCCTCGGTCCCGCCTGGGGTGGGCTGCTCAACGCCACCTTTGGCAACATGGTAGAGCTGATCATCGCCCTGTTTGCACTGAGAGCAGGGCTGGTGGATGTGGTCAAGGCCAGCATCACCGGCTCCATTGTGTCGAACCTGCTGCTGGTGATGGGGGTGTCAATGCTGCTGGGGGGACTGCGCTATAAGGTGCAAACCTTTCAGCCGATGATCGCTCGGGTCAACTCCTCGGCTATGAACCTGGCGGTGATCGCGATCTTGCTGCCTACCACCATTGACCTGGTGGCCGATGTGGTGCCTGACGAAACCATTCAAACCCTCTCCAACGCCGTGGCGATCGTGCTGATCGTGGTCTACGGCCTGAGCCTGGTTTTTACGATGAAAACCCACGCCTACCTTCAGGAGGAGAGCGACACAGAGACAGGGGCGATGGTAACCGTCCAGACCCCGCCCCCGGTGTTGCAGGCAATCAGTTCTGGAGACTGGTCAGCAATAGCCGAAGCACCGACAACGACAGCGATCGCGATCGCCCTAGCCCCAGATCCCTCAGAGCCTTCCGATAATCTAGATCTCCCAGTTCCAAAACCTCCGCTCCGCGTCAGCGTCTGGATCGGGATTTTGTTGGTGACTACGCTAATTGTGGCTGTTGAGTCGGAACTGCTGATTGACAATCTGGCAGTGGCCACCGATCGACTGGGGCTGACTCAGCTATTTACCGGAGTAATTCTGCTGCCCTTAGTCGGCAACGCCGCCGAGCACGCCGCCGCCGTCAGCGTAGCCATTAAGAACAAGATGGATCTGGCGATGGCCATCGCCGTCGGCTCTAGTATGCAGGTGGCGCTGTTTATGGGGCCGGTTTTAGTGCTGGCTGGCTGGCTGCTGCACCAGCCCATGAACCTCGACTTTGGCCCCCTCGACCTGGTGGCGGTAGGGGTGGCGGTGCTAATTGCCAACTCCATCAGCATGGATGGTCGCTCCAACTGGTTAGAGGGGGTGCTGCTAATTGCCGCCTATACGGTGCTGGCCCTAGCCTTTTTCTTTTACCCAGCACCGTGA
- the tsaB gene encoding tRNA (adenosine(37)-N6)-threonylcarbamoyltransferase complex dimerization subunit type 1 TsaB has translation MSAIVGLAIHTCGPALGLALCDVKGEICHQSWPLGRDLSTQLHSILMEFIAPHRWQDVAFLAVAMGPGGFTGTRVGVVTARTLAQQLEIPLFGVSSLAAIAQRALADQTPGAADIAVEMQAQRGQLYTAIYRPTPNGLAVVQSEQVRSPEDWEAALNAHPHPLARAAAGDDLAATVVQVLELAQGGWARGDRPDWSTVLPYYGQHPVDR, from the coding sequence GTGTCAGCCATCGTCGGTCTAGCAATTCACACCTGTGGCCCTGCCCTGGGGCTGGCCTTATGCGACGTCAAAGGCGAAATTTGCCACCAGAGCTGGCCCCTGGGGCGCGATCTATCGACCCAGCTGCACAGTATTTTGATGGAGTTTATTGCCCCTCACCGCTGGCAAGATGTTGCGTTTTTGGCGGTGGCGATGGGGCCGGGAGGCTTTACGGGCACCCGCGTGGGGGTGGTGACGGCCCGCACTCTGGCCCAACAGCTAGAGATCCCGCTGTTTGGAGTGTCGAGTCTGGCGGCGATCGCCCAGCGCGCCCTCGCCGACCAAACCCCTGGGGCAGCAGACATTGCTGTGGAAATGCAGGCCCAGCGAGGGCAGCTCTACACCGCTATTTATCGACCCACGCCTAATGGACTAGCGGTAGTTCAGTCGGAGCAGGTGAGATCGCCCGAAGACTGGGAAGCGGCCCTCAACGCCCATCCGCATCCTCTAGCGCGAGCGGCAGCGGGGGACGACCTCGCGGCCACGGTGGTGCAGGTACTGGAACTGGCCCAGGGAGGCTGGGCCAGGGGCGATCGCCCCGACTGGTCGACCGTGCTGCCCTACTACGGTCAGCACCCGGTCGATCGCTAG
- a CDS encoding 4-hydroxy-3-methylbut-2-enyl diphosphate reductase: protein MDTKAFKRSLNHSDKYFRQGFGHGEAVAGQMQTEYNSGLIQEIRDRQYTLTRGNVTIKLAQSFGFCWGVERAVAMAYETRQHFPTERIWITNEIIHNPSVNQRLKEMAVEFIEVVDGEKDFSVVGQGDVVILPAFGASVQEMQLLNDKGCTIVDTTCPWVSKVWNTVEKHKKRDHTSIIHGKYNHEETVATSSFAGKYLVVLNLDQAQYVADYILNGGDKVEFMAKFGNACSEGFDPDTDLDRIGVANQTTMLKGETEQIGKLFEHTILKKYGPQALNDHFLSFNTICDATQERQDAMFELVDEQLDLMVVIGGYNSSNTTHLQEIAIERNIPSYHIDSASRIGPGNRIEHKLLHGEMTTTENWLPDGPITVGVTSGASTPDRSVEDTIEHIFAIKGAVVTA, encoded by the coding sequence ATGGATACTAAAGCCTTTAAGCGATCGCTCAACCATTCCGACAAGTACTTTCGCCAGGGGTTTGGCCACGGAGAAGCGGTCGCCGGGCAGATGCAGACCGAGTACAACAGCGGGCTAATTCAAGAAATTCGCGATCGCCAATACACCCTCACTCGCGGCAACGTCACCATCAAGCTGGCCCAGTCCTTTGGCTTTTGCTGGGGGGTCGAGCGGGCGGTAGCTATGGCCTACGAAACTCGCCAGCACTTCCCCACCGAACGCATCTGGATCACCAACGAAATCATCCACAACCCCAGTGTTAACCAGCGCCTCAAAGAGATGGCGGTGGAGTTCATCGAAGTCGTCGATGGTGAAAAAGATTTCTCTGTCGTGGGCCAGGGCGACGTGGTGATTTTGCCCGCCTTTGGGGCCAGCGTGCAAGAAATGCAACTGCTCAATGACAAGGGCTGCACCATCGTTGACACCACCTGCCCCTGGGTTTCTAAGGTATGGAACACCGTCGAAAAGCACAAGAAACGCGACCATACCTCGATCATTCACGGCAAGTACAACCACGAGGAAACCGTGGCCACCAGCTCCTTTGCGGGCAAGTACCTGGTGGTGCTGAACCTCGACCAGGCTCAGTACGTGGCCGACTACATTCTCAACGGCGGTGACAAGGTCGAATTTATGGCCAAGTTTGGCAACGCCTGCTCTGAGGGGTTTGACCCCGACACTGACCTCGATCGCATCGGCGTGGCTAACCAAACCACCATGCTCAAGGGCGAAACCGAGCAAATCGGCAAACTCTTTGAGCACACTATCCTCAAAAAGTATGGCCCTCAGGCCCTCAACGATCACTTTCTCAGCTTTAACACCATCTGCGATGCCACCCAAGAGCGCCAAGACGCTATGTTTGAGCTGGTCGATGAACAGCTAGATTTGATGGTGGTGATTGGCGGCTACAACTCGTCGAACACGACCCATCTGCAAGAGATTGCGATCGAGCGCAACATTCCCTCCTACCACATCGACAGCGCCAGCCGCATTGGCCCCGGCAACCGCATCGAGCACAAGCTGCTCCATGGCGAGATGACCACCACCGAAAACTGGCTGCCCGATGGCCCGATCACCGTGGGCGTTACCTCCGGCGCGTCTACCCCCGATCGCTCGGTCGAAGATACCATTGAGCATATCTTTGCGATCAAAGGAGCCGTGGTTACCGCCTAG
- a CDS encoding histidine kinase N-terminal 7TM domain-containing protein yields MAFQITPYFSVLALTAVIMVLVASVAWQRRGSTLARTYFSLMMVAATFYAIVAAMEAGSVAVSDKIFWSTLEYVGTGGITVFFFLFAEAFAYERSSFNLAQLIGLSLWPIFNVILVATNAWHHWVWVAVIPGSPPNNVAIYQHGPGYFWVLLCFYLYGIRSIQVLGRSTFSGGPLRRRQARFLLLGSLFPYISGALYSLRITPPGLNLTPMSMLATGLCFFWALFRMGAFDTIPIAREMLIEHLRDGVIVIDLCDRIVDINPQGRSLTGLKVSCIGQSFHTALSNPAILRHYAQGLETPFELWISNQKTCYVTAQFSPLVDYQGRIHGRLLILHDITQRYQAELELRQVNGCLQQQLQEIEFLQAELENQARQDQLTGLFNRHYLNETLPKELQQARQLGYSIVFIMLDIDHFKHINDTFGHRAGDLVLKAFGQILAQQMRVGDSPYRLGGEEFLVVLPGMTLEAGRQRAEYLRQAFENSVVRWAGTEVKSTVSGGIAVFPDHGTNDDDLLHAADLALYEAKRSGRNQIACFNSLQPQPHQAIL; encoded by the coding sequence ATGGCCTTTCAGATCACCCCCTACTTTAGCGTGCTGGCCCTGACGGCCGTGATAATGGTGCTAGTCGCTAGCGTGGCATGGCAGCGGCGAGGCTCAACCCTAGCGCGCACCTATTTTTCTTTGATGATGGTGGCCGCTACCTTCTACGCGATCGTGGCTGCTATGGAAGCAGGGTCGGTAGCTGTATCCGACAAAATTTTTTGGTCTACGCTGGAATATGTTGGCACTGGCGGCATCACCGTCTTTTTCTTCCTCTTTGCTGAAGCTTTCGCCTACGAGCGCTCAAGCTTTAACCTCGCTCAGCTTATCGGCCTGAGCCTTTGGCCGATCTTCAATGTCATTTTAGTTGCCACCAATGCCTGGCATCACTGGGTCTGGGTTGCGGTGATTCCAGGTTCACCCCCTAACAACGTGGCTATTTATCAGCATGGCCCCGGCTACTTTTGGGTGCTGCTTTGCTTCTACCTATACGGAATTCGAAGCATTCAGGTCTTGGGTCGCTCCACCTTCAGCGGTGGGCCTCTACGGCGGCGGCAAGCCCGGTTTTTGCTCCTGGGGTCGTTGTTTCCCTATATAAGTGGTGCCCTCTATTCACTGCGCATCACGCCCCCCGGCCTTAACCTAACGCCAATGTCTATGCTCGCCACAGGGCTGTGTTTCTTTTGGGCACTGTTTCGCATGGGTGCTTTTGACACCATTCCCATTGCCCGTGAAATGTTAATCGAACATCTACGCGATGGGGTGATCGTCATCGATTTATGCGATCGCATTGTCGATATCAATCCCCAGGGGCGATCGCTAACCGGCCTAAAAGTCAGCTGTATCGGCCAATCCTTCCACACCGCTTTGTCCAATCCAGCAATTCTGCGACATTACGCCCAAGGCCTAGAAACACCCTTCGAGCTTTGGATCAGCAACCAAAAAACATGCTATGTCACTGCGCAATTTTCGCCCTTGGTAGACTACCAGGGCAGAATTCACGGGCGACTGCTGATACTGCACGATATTACCCAACGGTATCAAGCAGAATTAGAATTACGTCAGGTCAACGGTTGCCTTCAGCAACAGCTTCAAGAAATTGAATTTTTGCAGGCTGAGCTAGAAAATCAGGCCAGACAAGATCAGCTAACAGGGTTATTTAACCGTCATTATCTAAACGAAACTCTACCCAAAGAATTACAGCAAGCTAGGCAGTTAGGCTACTCTATCGTCTTTATCATGCTAGATATTGACCACTTCAAACATATTAATGACACCTTCGGACACCGGGCCGGGGATCTGGTACTTAAAGCTTTTGGCCAAATTCTTGCTCAGCAGATGCGTGTGGGTGACAGTCCGTATCGACTCGGAGGAGAAGAGTTTTTAGTGGTTCTTCCAGGCATGACCCTGGAGGCAGGTCGTCAACGAGCTGAATACCTCCGTCAAGCCTTTGAGAACTCAGTCGTGCGCTGGGCCGGGACTGAAGTCAAATCTACCGTTTCAGGGGGCATTGCTGTTTTTCCAGATCATGGCACTAATGACGATGATTTACTCCACGCAGCCGATCTTGCCCTCTACGAAGCTAAGAGATCAGGACGCAATCAAATTGCCTGTTTCAATAGTCTGCAACCCCAACCACACCAAGCAATTCTTTAG
- a CDS encoding CAP domain-containing protein — protein MMSTLMRWVGLVAMSLALTSCELPTLEQLIERIPPVTRIGREPPPAPASDSNAQSATTAEMEALVYERINDIRQQEGLNALEPNGALAEVARQYSQRMAEENFFGHISPTGDSPAERVSNANIPYWVVGENLFTSTNAPDPAPLAVQSWMDSPGHRANIVRSSFTETGVGVWQRGSTFYFTQLFMRPL, from the coding sequence ATGATGTCAACCCTGATGCGATGGGTGGGGCTAGTCGCTATGAGCTTAGCCTTAACCAGTTGCGAACTGCCGACGTTAGAACAGCTAATCGAGCGCATTCCGCCAGTCACTCGCATTGGGCGGGAGCCACCCCCCGCGCCCGCCAGCGACAGCAATGCTCAATCGGCTACCACTGCCGAGATGGAAGCCTTGGTCTACGAGCGCATCAACGACATTCGGCAGCAGGAAGGACTCAACGCCTTAGAGCCCAATGGGGCCTTGGCCGAGGTGGCACGGCAGTATAGCCAGCGCATGGCCGAGGAAAACTTTTTTGGCCATATCAGCCCCACGGGTGATTCGCCCGCTGAGAGAGTGTCGAATGCCAACATTCCCTACTGGGTGGTGGGCGAAAATTTATTTACCAGCACCAACGCGCCAGACCCTGCCCCCCTAGCAGTGCAAAGCTGGATGGATAGCCCTGGGCACCGCGCCAATATTGTGCGATCGAGCTTTACCGAAACAGGGGTAGGAGTTTGGCAGAGGGGCAGCACCTTTTACTTCACCCAATTGTTTATGCGCCCCCTGTGA
- a CDS encoding DUF4168 domain-containing protein, producing the protein MKPSTLLKGLLAATLMLGAPAAAVAQAQTAPAPNEVAPLEVSDSQIDSFVNAYQAIQSIQQSVQAELVAAVEAEGLTVDDYNVIAAAQQTPEAASAIDPAQAEQFVAAVEQVSAIRTSARADMQAAIEAEDLSVEEFEQILTQAQQDPALQAEISQRLVGGEQP; encoded by the coding sequence ATGAAACCTTCAACATTGCTCAAAGGCCTACTGGCAGCCACCCTAATGTTGGGTGCTCCTGCTGCCGCTGTGGCGCAGGCCCAAACGGCTCCGGCCCCCAACGAGGTTGCTCCCCTAGAGGTGTCTGACAGCCAAATTGATAGCTTCGTCAACGCTTACCAGGCGATTCAAAGCATTCAGCAATCGGTGCAGGCGGAGCTCGTTGCTGCCGTTGAGGCCGAAGGGCTGACGGTGGATGACTACAATGTGATCGCAGCCGCCCAGCAAACTCCCGAAGCGGCCAGCGCCATTGACCCCGCCCAGGCTGAACAGTTTGTTGCCGCTGTTGAGCAGGTTTCGGCTATTCGCACCAGTGCCCGCGCCGACATGCAGGCCGCGATCGAAGCCGAAGACCTGAGCGTGGAAGAATTTGAGCAAATTTTGACCCAAGCCCAGCAAGACCCCGCCCTGCAAGCCGAAATTAGCCAGCGGTTAGTGGGCGGCGAGCAGCCCTAG
- a CDS encoding NAD(P)H dehydrogenase subunit NdhS: MIFPGAPVTVINVNDTYYGFQGLVQRITDGKVAVLFEGGNWDKLVTFELSELEPVSSGKRR; the protein is encoded by the coding sequence ATGATTTTTCCTGGGGCTCCGGTTACGGTGATTAACGTCAATGACACCTACTATGGTTTTCAGGGGCTGGTGCAGCGCATTACTGACGGCAAAGTAGCGGTGCTGTTCGAAGGCGGCAACTGGGATAAACTCGTTACCTTCGAACTGTCTGAGCTAGAACCCGTTAGCAGCGGCAAGCGGCGTTAG
- a CDS encoding HAS-barrel domain-containing protein, translating to MRVPLPQTTAQARRPDHIAEVIETATTEFLAQCLEPETLAFSAMPAFGSWVTALDEESGNTVYGVVYHATTSPIDSVHRARALGLSLEDLRQQQPQIFAMLKTEFKAAIVGFQAPDLAGQPLGPLFQHLPPRPPQVHQAVYCCSAEAVIDFTDQLDFLRTLLAMGGAPVDSLVAAVLRQGYQLRKLDRPWLVQAGRTLSVFLKDDYDRLRMILGQVYA from the coding sequence ATGCGGGTACCCCTTCCCCAAACCACAGCCCAGGCCCGGCGGCCCGACCACATTGCCGAAGTGATCGAAACGGCCACCACAGAGTTTTTGGCCCAGTGCCTAGAGCCAGAAACCCTGGCATTTTCAGCCATGCCCGCTTTTGGCAGCTGGGTCACAGCCCTAGACGAAGAGTCGGGCAATACGGTCTACGGCGTGGTGTACCATGCCACGACTAGCCCCATTGACTCGGTGCACCGGGCCAGGGCCCTGGGTCTCTCGCTCGAAGATCTGCGGCAGCAGCAGCCCCAGATTTTTGCCATGCTCAAGACCGAATTCAAAGCGGCGATCGTGGGGTTTCAGGCTCCCGACCTAGCTGGGCAGCCTCTGGGGCCACTGTTTCAGCACCTGCCACCCCGCCCGCCCCAGGTGCATCAGGCCGTGTATTGTTGCTCTGCTGAAGCGGTGATCGACTTTACCGACCAGCTCGATTTTCTCAGAACCCTGCTGGCTATGGGGGGTGCCCCGGTCGATAGCTTGGTGGCGGCAGTGCTGCGCCAGGGCTACCAACTGCGCAAACTCGATCGCCCCTGGCTAGTGCAAGCTGGGCGGACTCTCAGTGTGTTCTTAAAGGACGACTACGACCGCCTGAGAATGATTTTGGGCCAGGTCTATGCGTAA
- a CDS encoding FAD-binding oxidoreductase: protein MQTFDWIVVGNGLVGAAVSYELAQCGLSVLLIDRALEPGNATRYSYGGIPYWSGKTALTQQLCQEGIAKHRQLSEELAGDTQYRDLDLVLTLAADGDPTLAAKPYADCATPPRFVSAVEAKTLEPLLNEAAIAGAFTVRHGHVSPVALVNAYNQAFQRLGGTRIIASVVDIVRIKDKVTGVLTAEQAYPAKQVLVAAGAYSRALLHQANLNVPLYYTHAELIETPPLDLKLQALIMPAQTQRFDLEAKASQSDCDRQWDEPGHEVTPSILDSGAIQFLDGHVCMGQISRTLTDLEADLEAAEGDRTMRAALAAQLPALATLPGTWRHCRVSFSRDGLPLVGAMPGVEGLHLIAGLSAPFVYLPPIAQRFAQAVVGDPDPVLGAMALERFASTD from the coding sequence ATGCAAACCTTTGATTGGATTGTGGTTGGCAATGGCCTGGTAGGGGCAGCGGTGAGCTATGAGTTAGCCCAGTGTGGGCTTTCGGTGCTGCTGATCGATCGCGCCCTAGAGCCTGGCAACGCTACCCGCTACAGCTACGGCGGTATTCCTTACTGGTCGGGCAAAACGGCACTCACCCAGCAGCTCTGCCAGGAGGGCATTGCCAAACACCGTCAGCTCAGCGAAGAATTGGCCGGGGATACTCAGTATCGAGACCTTGATCTGGTTTTGACCCTGGCGGCGGATGGGGATCCAACCCTAGCGGCTAAACCCTATGCCGACTGTGCGACGCCACCTCGGTTTGTATCTGCCGTCGAGGCGAAAACCCTGGAACCTTTGCTGAATGAAGCTGCGATCGCCGGGGCGTTTACCGTGCGCCACGGCCATGTTTCGCCCGTAGCGTTGGTCAATGCCTACAACCAGGCCTTTCAGCGATTGGGCGGCACCCGAATCATTGCCTCCGTAGTCGATATAGTCCGCATCAAAGATAAAGTCACCGGGGTGCTTACTGCTGAGCAGGCTTACCCCGCCAAGCAGGTGCTAGTGGCCGCCGGGGCCTACAGCCGGGCGCTGCTACACCAGGCCAACCTCAATGTGCCCCTTTACTACACCCACGCCGAGCTGATCGAAACGCCGCCGCTCGATCTCAAGCTGCAAGCCTTGATCATGCCAGCCCAGACCCAGCGCTTTGACCTAGAGGCCAAGGCGAGCCAATCCGATTGCGATCGCCAGTGGGATGAACCCGGTCACGAGGTCACGCCATCCATTCTCGACAGCGGCGCAATTCAGTTTTTAGATGGCCATGTGTGCATGGGCCAGATTAGCCGCACCCTCACCGATCTAGAGGCCGATTTAGAGGCAGCCGAGGGCGATCGCACCATGCGGGCTGCTCTGGCCGCCCAACTGCCTGCCCTGGCAACGTTGCCGGGCACCTGGCGACATTGCCGGGTCAGCTTTAGCCGCGACGGGCTGCCGCTGGTGGGTGCCATGCCTGGGGTCGAAGGGTTACACCTGATCGCCGGGTTAAGCGCGCCTTTTGTCTATCTGCCCCCGATCGCCCAGCGATTTGCCCAGGCCGTCGTAGGTGACCCCGACCCAGTCCTTGGGGCAATGGCGCTAGAGCGGTTTGCTAGTACAGACTAA
- the murB gene encoding UDP-N-acetylmuramate dehydrogenase, whose amino-acid sequence MNQTLGVVPELVCLRPQMSLQSLTTFRVGGLAEWLAMPRHLSEFEAVLAWAIAANLTITPLGAGSNLLISDRGISGLVLCTRRWRSTEFDDTGRVTVAAGEPLPTLAWKAAKRGCRGLEWAVGIPGTVGGAVVMNAGAHGGCAADVLTSATVLDPGLGLEPKLVQLTPAELAFQYRTSALQGGQRVVLEATFQLEPGYDPAVVMADTLAGLNQRRATQPYDMPNCGSVFRNPYPHTAGTLIEQAGLKGYRIGNAQVAERHANFILNLGGATATDIRRLIHHVQDRVEDRWAVRLQPEVKFMGEFPTP is encoded by the coding sequence ATGAACCAAACCCTTGGGGTTGTACCTGAACTTGTCTGCTTGCGACCCCAGATGTCGCTACAGTCTCTGACGACCTTTCGGGTTGGGGGACTGGCTGAGTGGCTGGCCATGCCGCGCCACCTGAGTGAGTTTGAGGCAGTATTAGCCTGGGCGATCGCGGCTAACCTGACCATTACCCCCCTGGGGGCTGGTTCTAATCTGCTGATTAGCGATCGCGGTATTTCTGGCCTGGTACTCTGCACTCGGCGCTGGCGCAGCACCGAGTTTGACGATACCGGTCGTGTGACGGTAGCTGCCGGAGAGCCGCTGCCGACGCTGGCTTGGAAGGCGGCCAAACGCGGCTGTCGCGGCCTGGAGTGGGCCGTAGGTATTCCCGGTACGGTGGGCGGAGCTGTAGTGATGAATGCCGGTGCCCACGGCGGATGTGCGGCGGATGTGCTGACTTCTGCCACCGTGCTCGACCCAGGGCTGGGCCTAGAGCCAAAATTGGTGCAGCTTACCCCGGCTGAGCTGGCGTTTCAGTATCGGACCTCGGCGCTGCAAGGGGGGCAACGGGTGGTGCTAGAGGCCACCTTTCAGCTAGAGCCCGGCTATGACCCGGCGGTGGTAATGGCCGATACACTAGCTGGGCTCAACCAGCGTCGGGCTACCCAGCCCTACGACATGCCCAACTGCGGCAGCGTGTTTCGCAACCCCTACCCCCACACGGCGGGAACGCTGATCGAGCAAGCGGGGCTGAAGGGATATCGCATTGGCAATGCCCAGGTGGCCGAGCGCCACGCCAACTTTATTTTGAACTTGGGCGGGGCCACGGCCACCGATATTCGCCGCCTGATTCACCATGTGCAAGATCGAGTCGAGGATCGGTGGGCCGTGCGGCTTCAGCCTGAAGTCAAATTTATGGGCGAGTTTCCCACCCCTTAG
- the murC gene encoding UDP-N-acetylmuramate--L-alanine ligase yields the protein MPISVDFTGRPFHFIGIGGIGMSALAYILTKRNLPVSGSDLRLTHITHRLQEAGAHIFWQQEAANLSYFLPSSPAPRPTAPDWPGAGSNLAVEPKLTTTVIASEATPQVVCSTAIDTRNPEYQAALELGCPILHRSDLLAALIREYSSIAVAGTHGKTTTSSMIGHLLLNANLDPTIVVGGEVSSWGGNARLGQGPYLVAEADESDGTLSKLSASIGIVTNIELDHTDHYRDLEQVISTFETFQRQCGLLVASADCDVVRTSLKPDLTYSLAADKGATYHVTDIQFGADGTSALVWELGQSLGRLHLRVLGCHNLSNALAAVAVGRHLGLSFADIADGLAQFCGARRRFEHRGSYNGVQFFDDYAHHPSEIRATLSAARIKADQALLADSRHSQEARRVVAVFQPHRFSRTAALMNDFAAAFSDADQVIMADIYSAGEKNTFGVSGRQLADAVAQSHPRVLYGHTLDDIQAALAHSLRPGDLVMFMGAGNLNQIIPQVMSYYAEAEVPSLQEAC from the coding sequence ATGCCGATTTCCGTAGATTTTACCGGCAGGCCCTTTCATTTTATTGGGATAGGCGGCATTGGCATGTCGGCACTGGCCTACATTTTGACCAAGCGCAACCTGCCCGTCTCTGGGTCTGACCTGCGGCTCACCCACATCACCCATCGCCTGCAAGAGGCGGGTGCCCATATTTTTTGGCAGCAAGAAGCCGCTAACCTGAGTTACTTTCTCCCGTCTAGCCCTGCCCCTCGCCCAACCGCCCCAGATTGGCCAGGAGCAGGCTCTAACCTGGCGGTAGAGCCCAAATTGACGACCACGGTGATTGCTTCCGAGGCAACTCCTCAGGTGGTGTGTTCCACAGCCATTGACACCCGCAACCCCGAATACCAGGCGGCCCTTGAACTGGGCTGCCCGATTTTGCACCGCTCTGACCTGCTGGCAGCGCTGATTCGTGAGTACAGCAGCATTGCCGTGGCGGGCACCCACGGCAAAACGACCACTAGCAGCATGATTGGTCATCTGCTGTTGAACGCCAACCTTGATCCCACCATTGTGGTGGGTGGTGAAGTGTCGAGCTGGGGCGGCAATGCCCGCCTGGGTCAAGGGCCTTACCTAGTAGCCGAGGCCGATGAGTCTGACGGCACGCTGTCTAAGCTATCGGCCAGTATTGGGATTGTCACCAACATTGAGCTTGACCACACCGACCACTACCGCGATCTCGAACAGGTGATTTCGACCTTTGAAACCTTTCAACGGCAGTGTGGGTTGCTAGTAGCCAGTGCCGACTGTGACGTGGTGCGTACTAGCTTGAAGCCCGACTTAACCTACAGCTTAGCCGCTGACAAGGGTGCCACTTACCATGTGACTGACATTCAGTTTGGGGCCGATGGTACCTCGGCTCTAGTGTGGGAGTTGGGCCAGTCTCTGGGACGGCTGCATCTGCGCGTGCTGGGCTGCCACAACCTCAGCAATGCCCTGGCGGCCGTCGCCGTTGGTCGTCATCTTGGACTCAGCTTTGCCGATATCGCTGATGGATTAGCGCAGTTTTGCGGTGCCCGCCGCCGGTTTGAGCACCGGGGTAGCTACAACGGCGTTCAGTTTTTTGATGACTATGCTCACCACCCGAGCGAGATTCGGGCGACGCTGTCGGCTGCCCGAATCAAGGCTGATCAGGCGCTGCTTGCCGACAGCCGTCACAGCCAAGAGGCCCGTCGGGTTGTAGCTGTGTTTCAGCCCCACCGCTTTAGCCGTACGGCCGCGTTGATGAACGACTTTGCCGCCGCCTTTAGTGATGCTGATCAGGTGATTATGGCCGATATCTACAGCGCTGGTGAGAAAAACACCTTTGGGGTCTCAGGTCGTCAGCTAGCCGATGCGGTGGCTCAGTCGCACCCCCGCGTGCTCTATGGTCACACCCTCGATGACATTCAGGCGGCACTGGCCCACAGCTTGCGACCGGGAGATCTGGTGATGTTTATGGGGGCCGGTAACCTCAACCAAATTATTCCCCAAGTGATGTCTTACTACGCGGAGGCCGAGGTGCCTTCACTACAGGAGGCTTGTTAG